One Turneriella parva DSM 21527 genomic region harbors:
- a CDS encoding type II toxin-antitoxin system Phd/YefM family antitoxin, producing the protein MRIAPMQELKENLATLADIAARGETIEITKHNKPFIRLTPATALGLHIGRSVGKARLKAAVVKNTGGAYLKILAADRE; encoded by the coding sequence ATGCGAATCGCCCCCATGCAAGAGCTCAAAGAGAATCTGGCGACTCTCGCCGATATCGCTGCACGCGGCGAAACCATCGAAATTACCAAGCACAATAAACCCTTCATTCGTCTCACGCCTGCGACTGCTTTGGGGTTGCATATCGGCCGCAGCGTGGGTAAAGCCCGGCTGAAGGCGGCCGTCGTCAAGAATACCGGCGGCGCGTATCTGAAAATTCTTGCAGCTGATCGTGAATAG
- a CDS encoding type II toxin-antitoxin system VapC family toxin: protein MNRVYLDTSAYLAVLLGEKQAASVTKKLSNRVLCSSTLLLIEAERNLVHLVRLEKISTLDFESAYTQIRKDQEAFLLRDFTPDLCLTRHFPLIRTPKSADMVHLRTAQWFMKNGGLEEFISLDENQLQAARELGLPVN from the coding sequence GTGAATAGAGTTTATCTCGACACCTCTGCGTACCTCGCGGTTCTCTTGGGCGAGAAGCAGGCTGCGTCGGTTACGAAGAAGCTTTCGAACCGCGTACTTTGTTCGAGCACGCTGTTGTTAATAGAAGCTGAGCGCAATCTTGTGCACTTGGTGCGTCTTGAAAAAATCAGCACGCTTGATTTTGAATCGGCATACACACAAATCCGCAAAGACCAGGAGGCTTTCCTTTTGCGTGACTTTACGCCCGATCTATGCCTGACGCGCCACTTTCCGCTGATTAGGACTCCGAAATCAGCCGACATGGTGCACCTGCGTACCGCACAATGGTTTATGAAAAACGGCGGTCTCGAAGAATTTATTTCTCTCGATGAAAACCAACTGCAGGCCGCGCGTGAACTTGGTTTACCCGTGAATTAG